From the genome of Malus sylvestris chromosome 6, drMalSylv7.2, whole genome shotgun sequence, one region includes:
- the LOC126626556 gene encoding uncharacterized protein LOC126626556 isoform X1, producing MAAAAPPSSSPVRWWRTAFLTVRDETLTTPLRTSIPELLKHSIFSHSHTLLSAAHDLPPQEVTSDLLFVMDLVITKSHGGEDLTPTFTHITHLIHDISHRVPLEINSASWTLILDAFNKMLRSFIGSSSFTPVMEALQTLRRVMSAYQRKCTTAEEVQLVKFLLRIIESSHAELSSVRNQSSVLEVGKRMPVPRYCSLWEVQTLAFTMLGEAISRVGLTLPLDIWRSTIEVFRKVMDGLAAKSQLVEDAFMSKFYLSLLHCLHLTLADRKCSFSDHVSSFVAALRMFFSYGINSRTQHTCSAIGQKEKEPSLASLKLGLEDSKKTDRTPYRPPHLRQRDNSNMKKSGAQGSQSLSDHESSANEFALSDSDYSDSDGSIKDIDNIQKSKVRVAAIVCIQDLCQADSKSFTSQWTLLLPTSDVLQPRKYEATLMTCLLFDPYLKARLASASTLEAMLDGPSSVFLQVAEFKESSKRGSFTSLSSSLGHILMQLHTGILYLIQRETHSRLMASLFKILMLLISSTPYSRMPGELLPTVFTSLQERMKNGFPFKSDQTGLLASSISCLTTALNISPSSLQVKDMLLVEISNDELNIDFVDAKKKSAVLSTLFQFSEQVSNPTICFEALLALRAVSHNYPSIMFSCWEQISTIVYGVLRAAITEVPTGYKGNTRNFVGFIGEKVITAAIKVLDECLRAISGFKGTEDPLDDKLLDAPFISDCIRMKKVSSAPFYEPENSENTRDEPTSCQSGTEQWCETIEKHMSLILHHPSAVVRAASVTCFAGITSSVFFSLSKEKQNFILSSSVRAAVSDDVPSVRSAACRAIGVISMFPQVSQSAEILDKFVHAVEINTRDPLISVRITASWALANICDSIRHCIDDFALKQSGGYPEISKLFTVLTECALRLTKDGDKIKSNAVRALGNLSRSIKYRSNSDRIVDNNGMPIKSTKPDKISSSNYREGSQRDVSISCHPASLGDSHWLERVVQAFISCVTTGNVKVQWNVCHALSNLFLNETLRLREMDWASSVFSILLLLLRDSSNFKIRIQAASALAVPASVFDYGESFSDVIQGLVHILENQGSDRIASPSNFKYRVALENQLTSTVLHVLILTSSSDHEPVKDFLVKKASFLEDWFKALCSSLGETSSQAELENNKSTGNPKNEMICNAIGSLIQLYNSRKHHAIAQKFEKLVNGIQ from the exons ATGGCGGCAGCGGCACCACCGTCGTCATCGCCAGTACGGTGGTGGAGGACGGCGTTTCTAACAGTGAGGGACGAAACCCTAACAACTCCTCTGCGCACTTCAATCCCCGAACTCCTCAAACATTCCATCTTCTCCCACTCCCACACTCTCCTCTCCGCCGCCCACGACCTACCTCCGCAGGAAGTCACCTCCGATTTGCTCTTCGTCATGGATCTCGTCATCACAAAGTCTCACGGCGGCGAAGACCTGACTCCTACGTTCACTCACATAACGCACTTG ATCCATGATATCTCCCATCGTGTTCCGCTCGAGATCAATTCAGCTTCTTGGACTCTGATCCTCGACGCTTTCAACAAAATGCTTCGCTCGTTCATCGGCTCTTCGTCCTTTACGCCGGTTATGGAAGCTCTGCAGACTCTAAG ACGTGTTATGAGCGCGTATCAGAGGAAATGCACGACGGCGGAGGAGGTTCAGCTGGTGAAGTTCCTGCTGCGAATCATTGAGAGCTCTCATGCAGAGTTGAGCTCAGTTCGCAACCAAAGCTCGgttcttgaagttgggaagagAATGCCGGTGCCTCGATATTGTAGTTTATGGGAAGTTCAGACGCTTGCATTTACTATGCTTGGAGAGGCAATCTCCAGAGTTGGTTTAACCTTGCCGTTGGACATCTGGAGATCAACAATCGAG GTTTTTAGGAAAGTGATGGATGGCTTGGCAGCTAAAAGCCAGCTTGTGGAAGACGCTTTTATGTCCAA GTTTTATTTATCGCTTCTGCATTGTCTGCATTTGACTCTCGCGGATCGTAAGTGTTCATTTTCTGACCAT GTGTCAAGTTTTGTGGCTGCTTTGCGAATGTTCTTTTCCTATGGCATTAATAGTAGAACCCAACATACCTGTTCAGCAATTGGTCAAAAGGAAAAGGAACCTAGTTTAGCAAGCCTTAAGTTGGGTTTGGAAGATTCTAAAAAGACCGATCGTACTCCATATAGGCCTCCACACCTGCGCCAAAGGGACAATTCAAATATGAAGAAGAGTGGAGCTCAGGGTTCTCAAAGTTTATCAGATCATGAATCTTCCGCAAATGAGTTTGCATTGTCAGATTCAGATTACAGTGACAGTGATGGATCAATTAAAGACATTGACAACATTCAGAAATCAAAAGTCCGAGTAGCTGCCATTGTTTGTATACAG GATCTTTGTCAAGCTGATTCCAAATCATTTACCAGCCAATGGACGCTGCTATTGCCAACCAGTGATGTACTACAACCTAG GAAATATGAAGCAACACTAATGACATGCTTGCTATTTGATCCTTATCTAAAG GCACGGCTTGCTTCTGCATCAACCCTGGAAGCAATGTTGGATGGCCCGTCATCTGTTTTTCTGCAGGTAGCAGAGTTCAAGGAATCTTCTAAACGTGGATCTTTCACATCACTTTCAAGTTCCCTTGGACATATACTAATGCAGCTTCATACAG gtattttatacttaattcaACGTGAAACTCATAGTAGACTGATGGCATCCCTGTTCAAGATTCTCATGCTTTTGATATCATCTACACC ATATTCAAGAATGCCTGGAGAGTTGTTGCCAACAGTTTTTACGTCTCTACAAGAAAGGATGAAAAATGGATTTCCATTCAAAAGTGATCAGACTGGTCTGCTG GCTTCTTCTATTAGTTGCTTGACAACCGCTCTGAACATCTCACCTTCTTCACTGCAAGTTAAAGACATGCTTCTGGTGGAGATATCTAATGATGAGCTTAATATTG ATTTTGTCGATGCTAAAAAGAAGTCAGCTGTTCTCTCTACACTGTTTCAATTTTCAGAACAAGTTAGCAACCCAACGATATGCTTTGAGGCTCTTCTG GCACTTAGGGCTGTGTCCCATAATTACCCAAGCATAATGTTTTCCTGTTGGGAACAAATTTCCACCATTGTTTATGGTGTTTTGAGGGCAGCTATTACTGAAGTTCCTACAGGATATAAGGGCAATACTAGAAATTTTGTTGGATTTATTGGGGAAAAAGTCATTACAGCTGCTATTAAA GTTTTGGACGAATGTCTACGGGCAATATCTGGATTTAAAGGAACTGAAGACCCTTTAGATGATAAATTACTTGATGCTCCATTTATTTCTGACTGCATAAGGATGAAAAAAGTTTCATCTGCCCCTTTTTATGAACCAGAGAACTCAGAAAATACTAGAGATGAACCCACATCATGTCAATCTGGAACAGAGCAGTGGTGTGAGACAATTGAGAAACATATGTCTCTGATTCTTCACCATCCTTCTGCAGTG GTGAGAGCAGCCTCTGTTACATGTTTTGCGGGTATAACTTCTTCTGTATTCTTCTCATTGTCGAAGGAAAaacaaaacttcattctttcttcttct GTTCGTGCTGCCGTAAGTGATGATGTGCCTTCGGTTAGGTCAGCTGCTTGTCGAGCCATTGGAGTCATATCAATGTTTCCTCAAGTTTCTCAAAG TGCAGAGATCCTTGATAAATTTGTTCATGCTGTGGAGATTAACACTCGTGATCCCCTGATCTCG GTGCGAATAACTGCTTCTTGGGCTCTGGCAAACATATGTGATTCTATCCGTCATTGTATTGATGATTTTGCCTTGAAACAATCTGGAG GCTATCCTGAAATCTCTAAATTATTCACAGTATTAACCGAGTGCGCTTTGCGTCTGACTAAGGATGGAGATAAG ATTAAATCAAATGCTGTAAGGGCTCTAGGGAATCTTTCAAGATCTATCAAATATAGAAGCAATAGTGACAGGATAGTAGACAATAATGGCATGCCAATAAAGAGCACTAAACCTGACAAAATATCATCAAGCAATTACAGGGAAGGAAGTCAAAGAGATGTATCAATATCATGCCATCCAGCTTCTTTGGGAGATTCTCATTGGCTAGAGAGGGTCGTTCAGGCATTTATTTCTTGTGTTACGACTGGTAATGTTAAG GTCCAATGGAATGTTTGTCATGCTTTAAGCAACCTATTTCTGAATGAGACATTAAGACTGCGAGAGATGGATTG GGCTTCGTCTGTGTTTAGTATTCTTTTACTGCTGTTACGCGATTCTTCCAACTTTAAGATCAGGATTCAAGCTGCTTCTGCTTTGGCCGTGCCAGCATCAGTATTTG ATTATGGAGAATCCTTCTCCGATGTCATCCAGGGTCTGGTGCATATATTAGAGAATCAAGGTTCAGATCGGATTGCATCACCGTCAAATTTCAAATACAGGGTTGCACTTGAAAACCAG TTGACCTCAACCGTGTTGCATGTTCTTATCCTCACTTCAAGTTCGGATCATGAACCCGTCAAAGATTTCCTTGTAAAA AAAGCCTCGTTCCTCGAAGACTGGTTCAAGGCGCTATGCTCGTCACTTGGAGAGACAAGTAGTCAAGCTGAACTTGAGAATAATAAATCTACCGGGAATCCGAAGAACGAGATGATATGCAACGCAATTGGGTCGCTAATCCAATTGTACAATAGCAGGAAGCATCATGCAATTGCCCAGAAATTTGAGAAGTTAGTGAACGGCATCCAGTGA
- the LOC126626556 gene encoding uncharacterized protein LOC126626556 isoform X3, with the protein MAAAAPPSSSPVRWWRTAFLTVRDETLTTPLRTSIPELLKHSIFSHSHTLLSAAHDLPPQEVTSDLLFVMDLVITKSHGGEDLTPTFTHITHLIHDISHRVPLEINSASWTLILDAFNKMLRSFIGSSSFTPVMEALQTLRRVMSAYQRKCTTAEEVQLVKFLLRIIESSHAELSSVRNQSSVLEVGKRMPVPRYCSLWEVQTLAFTMLGEAISRVGLTLPLDIWRSTIEVFRKVMDGLAAKSQLVEDAFMSKFYLSLLHCLHLTLADRKCSFSDHVSSFVAALRMFFSYGINSRTQHTCSAIGQKEKEPSLASLKLGLEDSKKTDRTPYRPPHLRQRDNSNMKKSGAQGSQSLSDHESSANEFALSDSDYSDSDGSIKDIDNIQKSKVRVAAIVCIQDLCQADSKSFTSQWTLLLPTSDVLQPRKYEATLMTCLLFDPYLKARLASASTLEAMLDGPSSVFLQVAEFKESSKRGSFTSLSSSLGHILMQLHTGILYLIQRETHSRLMASLFKILMLLISSTPYSRMPGELLPTVFTSLQERMKNGFPFKSDQTGLLASSISCLTTALNISPSSLQVKDMLLVEISNDELNIDFVDAKKKSAVLSTLFQFSEQVSNPTICFEALLALRAVSHNYPSIMFSCWEQISTIVYGVLRAAITEVPTGYKGNTRNFVGFIGEKVITAAIKVLDECLRAISGFKGTEDPLDDKLLDAPFISDCIRMKKVSSAPFYEPENSENTRDEPTSCQSGTEQWCETIEKHMSLILHHPSAVVRAASVTCFAGITSSVFFSLSKEKQNFILSSSVRAAVSDDVPSVRSAACRAIGVISMFPQVSQSAEILDKFVHAVEINTRDPLISVRITASWALANICDSIRHCIDDFALKQSGVLTECALRLTKDGDKIKSNAVRALGNLSRSIKYRSNSDRIVDNNGMPIKSTKPDKISSSNYREGSQRDVSISCHPASLGDSHWLERVVQAFISCVTTGNVKVQWNVCHALSNLFLNETLRLREMDWASSVFSILLLLLRDSSNFKIRIQAASALAVPASVFDYGESFSDVIQGLVHILENQGSDRIASPSNFKYRVALENQLTSTVLHVLILTSSSDHEPVKDFLVKKASFLEDWFKALCSSLGETSSQAELENNKSTGNPKNEMICNAIGSLIQLYNSRKHHAIAQKFEKLVNGIQ; encoded by the exons ATGGCGGCAGCGGCACCACCGTCGTCATCGCCAGTACGGTGGTGGAGGACGGCGTTTCTAACAGTGAGGGACGAAACCCTAACAACTCCTCTGCGCACTTCAATCCCCGAACTCCTCAAACATTCCATCTTCTCCCACTCCCACACTCTCCTCTCCGCCGCCCACGACCTACCTCCGCAGGAAGTCACCTCCGATTTGCTCTTCGTCATGGATCTCGTCATCACAAAGTCTCACGGCGGCGAAGACCTGACTCCTACGTTCACTCACATAACGCACTTG ATCCATGATATCTCCCATCGTGTTCCGCTCGAGATCAATTCAGCTTCTTGGACTCTGATCCTCGACGCTTTCAACAAAATGCTTCGCTCGTTCATCGGCTCTTCGTCCTTTACGCCGGTTATGGAAGCTCTGCAGACTCTAAG ACGTGTTATGAGCGCGTATCAGAGGAAATGCACGACGGCGGAGGAGGTTCAGCTGGTGAAGTTCCTGCTGCGAATCATTGAGAGCTCTCATGCAGAGTTGAGCTCAGTTCGCAACCAAAGCTCGgttcttgaagttgggaagagAATGCCGGTGCCTCGATATTGTAGTTTATGGGAAGTTCAGACGCTTGCATTTACTATGCTTGGAGAGGCAATCTCCAGAGTTGGTTTAACCTTGCCGTTGGACATCTGGAGATCAACAATCGAG GTTTTTAGGAAAGTGATGGATGGCTTGGCAGCTAAAAGCCAGCTTGTGGAAGACGCTTTTATGTCCAA GTTTTATTTATCGCTTCTGCATTGTCTGCATTTGACTCTCGCGGATCGTAAGTGTTCATTTTCTGACCAT GTGTCAAGTTTTGTGGCTGCTTTGCGAATGTTCTTTTCCTATGGCATTAATAGTAGAACCCAACATACCTGTTCAGCAATTGGTCAAAAGGAAAAGGAACCTAGTTTAGCAAGCCTTAAGTTGGGTTTGGAAGATTCTAAAAAGACCGATCGTACTCCATATAGGCCTCCACACCTGCGCCAAAGGGACAATTCAAATATGAAGAAGAGTGGAGCTCAGGGTTCTCAAAGTTTATCAGATCATGAATCTTCCGCAAATGAGTTTGCATTGTCAGATTCAGATTACAGTGACAGTGATGGATCAATTAAAGACATTGACAACATTCAGAAATCAAAAGTCCGAGTAGCTGCCATTGTTTGTATACAG GATCTTTGTCAAGCTGATTCCAAATCATTTACCAGCCAATGGACGCTGCTATTGCCAACCAGTGATGTACTACAACCTAG GAAATATGAAGCAACACTAATGACATGCTTGCTATTTGATCCTTATCTAAAG GCACGGCTTGCTTCTGCATCAACCCTGGAAGCAATGTTGGATGGCCCGTCATCTGTTTTTCTGCAGGTAGCAGAGTTCAAGGAATCTTCTAAACGTGGATCTTTCACATCACTTTCAAGTTCCCTTGGACATATACTAATGCAGCTTCATACAG gtattttatacttaattcaACGTGAAACTCATAGTAGACTGATGGCATCCCTGTTCAAGATTCTCATGCTTTTGATATCATCTACACC ATATTCAAGAATGCCTGGAGAGTTGTTGCCAACAGTTTTTACGTCTCTACAAGAAAGGATGAAAAATGGATTTCCATTCAAAAGTGATCAGACTGGTCTGCTG GCTTCTTCTATTAGTTGCTTGACAACCGCTCTGAACATCTCACCTTCTTCACTGCAAGTTAAAGACATGCTTCTGGTGGAGATATCTAATGATGAGCTTAATATTG ATTTTGTCGATGCTAAAAAGAAGTCAGCTGTTCTCTCTACACTGTTTCAATTTTCAGAACAAGTTAGCAACCCAACGATATGCTTTGAGGCTCTTCTG GCACTTAGGGCTGTGTCCCATAATTACCCAAGCATAATGTTTTCCTGTTGGGAACAAATTTCCACCATTGTTTATGGTGTTTTGAGGGCAGCTATTACTGAAGTTCCTACAGGATATAAGGGCAATACTAGAAATTTTGTTGGATTTATTGGGGAAAAAGTCATTACAGCTGCTATTAAA GTTTTGGACGAATGTCTACGGGCAATATCTGGATTTAAAGGAACTGAAGACCCTTTAGATGATAAATTACTTGATGCTCCATTTATTTCTGACTGCATAAGGATGAAAAAAGTTTCATCTGCCCCTTTTTATGAACCAGAGAACTCAGAAAATACTAGAGATGAACCCACATCATGTCAATCTGGAACAGAGCAGTGGTGTGAGACAATTGAGAAACATATGTCTCTGATTCTTCACCATCCTTCTGCAGTG GTGAGAGCAGCCTCTGTTACATGTTTTGCGGGTATAACTTCTTCTGTATTCTTCTCATTGTCGAAGGAAAaacaaaacttcattctttcttcttct GTTCGTGCTGCCGTAAGTGATGATGTGCCTTCGGTTAGGTCAGCTGCTTGTCGAGCCATTGGAGTCATATCAATGTTTCCTCAAGTTTCTCAAAG TGCAGAGATCCTTGATAAATTTGTTCATGCTGTGGAGATTAACACTCGTGATCCCCTGATCTCG GTGCGAATAACTGCTTCTTGGGCTCTGGCAAACATATGTGATTCTATCCGTCATTGTATTGATGATTTTGCCTTGAAACAATCTGGAG TATTAACCGAGTGCGCTTTGCGTCTGACTAAGGATGGAGATAAG ATTAAATCAAATGCTGTAAGGGCTCTAGGGAATCTTTCAAGATCTATCAAATATAGAAGCAATAGTGACAGGATAGTAGACAATAATGGCATGCCAATAAAGAGCACTAAACCTGACAAAATATCATCAAGCAATTACAGGGAAGGAAGTCAAAGAGATGTATCAATATCATGCCATCCAGCTTCTTTGGGAGATTCTCATTGGCTAGAGAGGGTCGTTCAGGCATTTATTTCTTGTGTTACGACTGGTAATGTTAAG GTCCAATGGAATGTTTGTCATGCTTTAAGCAACCTATTTCTGAATGAGACATTAAGACTGCGAGAGATGGATTG GGCTTCGTCTGTGTTTAGTATTCTTTTACTGCTGTTACGCGATTCTTCCAACTTTAAGATCAGGATTCAAGCTGCTTCTGCTTTGGCCGTGCCAGCATCAGTATTTG ATTATGGAGAATCCTTCTCCGATGTCATCCAGGGTCTGGTGCATATATTAGAGAATCAAGGTTCAGATCGGATTGCATCACCGTCAAATTTCAAATACAGGGTTGCACTTGAAAACCAG TTGACCTCAACCGTGTTGCATGTTCTTATCCTCACTTCAAGTTCGGATCATGAACCCGTCAAAGATTTCCTTGTAAAA AAAGCCTCGTTCCTCGAAGACTGGTTCAAGGCGCTATGCTCGTCACTTGGAGAGACAAGTAGTCAAGCTGAACTTGAGAATAATAAATCTACCGGGAATCCGAAGAACGAGATGATATGCAACGCAATTGGGTCGCTAATCCAATTGTACAATAGCAGGAAGCATCATGCAATTGCCCAGAAATTTGAGAAGTTAGTGAACGGCATCCAGTGA
- the LOC126626556 gene encoding uncharacterized protein LOC126626556 isoform X2, whose product MAAAAPPSSSPVRWWRTAFLTVRDETLTTPLRTSIPELLKHSIFSHSHTLLSAAHDLPPQEVTSDLLFVMDLVITKSHGGEDLTPTFTHITHLIHDISHRVPLEINSASWTLILDAFNKMLRSFIGSSSFTPVMEALQTLRRVMSAYQRKCTTAEEVQLVKFLLRIIESSHAELSSVRNQSSVLEVGKRMPVPRYCSLWEVQTLAFTMLGEAISRVGLTLPLDIWRSTIEVFRKVMDGLAAKSQLVEDAFMSKFYLSLLHCLHLTLADRKCSFSDHVSSFVAALRMFFSYGINSRTQHTCSAIGQKEKEPSLASLKLGLEDSKKTDRTPYRPPHLRQRDNSNMKKSGAQGSQSLSDHESSANEFALSDSDYSDSDGSIKDIDNIQKSKVRVAAIVCIQDLCQADSKSFTSQWTLLLPTSDVLQPRKYEATLMTCLLFDPYLKARLASASTLEAMLDGPSSVFLQVAEFKESSKRGSFTSLSSSLGHILMQLHTGILYLIQRETHSRLMASLFKILMLLISSTPYSRMPGELLPTVFTSLQERMKNGFPFKSDQTGLLASSISCLTTALNISPSSLQVKDMLLVEISNDFVDAKKKSAVLSTLFQFSEQVSNPTICFEALLALRAVSHNYPSIMFSCWEQISTIVYGVLRAAITEVPTGYKGNTRNFVGFIGEKVITAAIKVLDECLRAISGFKGTEDPLDDKLLDAPFISDCIRMKKVSSAPFYEPENSENTRDEPTSCQSGTEQWCETIEKHMSLILHHPSAVVRAASVTCFAGITSSVFFSLSKEKQNFILSSSVRAAVSDDVPSVRSAACRAIGVISMFPQVSQSAEILDKFVHAVEINTRDPLISVRITASWALANICDSIRHCIDDFALKQSGGYPEISKLFTVLTECALRLTKDGDKIKSNAVRALGNLSRSIKYRSNSDRIVDNNGMPIKSTKPDKISSSNYREGSQRDVSISCHPASLGDSHWLERVVQAFISCVTTGNVKVQWNVCHALSNLFLNETLRLREMDWASSVFSILLLLLRDSSNFKIRIQAASALAVPASVFDYGESFSDVIQGLVHILENQGSDRIASPSNFKYRVALENQLTSTVLHVLILTSSSDHEPVKDFLVKKASFLEDWFKALCSSLGETSSQAELENNKSTGNPKNEMICNAIGSLIQLYNSRKHHAIAQKFEKLVNGIQ is encoded by the exons ATGGCGGCAGCGGCACCACCGTCGTCATCGCCAGTACGGTGGTGGAGGACGGCGTTTCTAACAGTGAGGGACGAAACCCTAACAACTCCTCTGCGCACTTCAATCCCCGAACTCCTCAAACATTCCATCTTCTCCCACTCCCACACTCTCCTCTCCGCCGCCCACGACCTACCTCCGCAGGAAGTCACCTCCGATTTGCTCTTCGTCATGGATCTCGTCATCACAAAGTCTCACGGCGGCGAAGACCTGACTCCTACGTTCACTCACATAACGCACTTG ATCCATGATATCTCCCATCGTGTTCCGCTCGAGATCAATTCAGCTTCTTGGACTCTGATCCTCGACGCTTTCAACAAAATGCTTCGCTCGTTCATCGGCTCTTCGTCCTTTACGCCGGTTATGGAAGCTCTGCAGACTCTAAG ACGTGTTATGAGCGCGTATCAGAGGAAATGCACGACGGCGGAGGAGGTTCAGCTGGTGAAGTTCCTGCTGCGAATCATTGAGAGCTCTCATGCAGAGTTGAGCTCAGTTCGCAACCAAAGCTCGgttcttgaagttgggaagagAATGCCGGTGCCTCGATATTGTAGTTTATGGGAAGTTCAGACGCTTGCATTTACTATGCTTGGAGAGGCAATCTCCAGAGTTGGTTTAACCTTGCCGTTGGACATCTGGAGATCAACAATCGAG GTTTTTAGGAAAGTGATGGATGGCTTGGCAGCTAAAAGCCAGCTTGTGGAAGACGCTTTTATGTCCAA GTTTTATTTATCGCTTCTGCATTGTCTGCATTTGACTCTCGCGGATCGTAAGTGTTCATTTTCTGACCAT GTGTCAAGTTTTGTGGCTGCTTTGCGAATGTTCTTTTCCTATGGCATTAATAGTAGAACCCAACATACCTGTTCAGCAATTGGTCAAAAGGAAAAGGAACCTAGTTTAGCAAGCCTTAAGTTGGGTTTGGAAGATTCTAAAAAGACCGATCGTACTCCATATAGGCCTCCACACCTGCGCCAAAGGGACAATTCAAATATGAAGAAGAGTGGAGCTCAGGGTTCTCAAAGTTTATCAGATCATGAATCTTCCGCAAATGAGTTTGCATTGTCAGATTCAGATTACAGTGACAGTGATGGATCAATTAAAGACATTGACAACATTCAGAAATCAAAAGTCCGAGTAGCTGCCATTGTTTGTATACAG GATCTTTGTCAAGCTGATTCCAAATCATTTACCAGCCAATGGACGCTGCTATTGCCAACCAGTGATGTACTACAACCTAG GAAATATGAAGCAACACTAATGACATGCTTGCTATTTGATCCTTATCTAAAG GCACGGCTTGCTTCTGCATCAACCCTGGAAGCAATGTTGGATGGCCCGTCATCTGTTTTTCTGCAGGTAGCAGAGTTCAAGGAATCTTCTAAACGTGGATCTTTCACATCACTTTCAAGTTCCCTTGGACATATACTAATGCAGCTTCATACAG gtattttatacttaattcaACGTGAAACTCATAGTAGACTGATGGCATCCCTGTTCAAGATTCTCATGCTTTTGATATCATCTACACC ATATTCAAGAATGCCTGGAGAGTTGTTGCCAACAGTTTTTACGTCTCTACAAGAAAGGATGAAAAATGGATTTCCATTCAAAAGTGATCAGACTGGTCTGCTG GCTTCTTCTATTAGTTGCTTGACAACCGCTCTGAACATCTCACCTTCTTCACTGCAAGTTAAAGACATGCTTCTGGTGGAGATATCTAAT GATTTTGTCGATGCTAAAAAGAAGTCAGCTGTTCTCTCTACACTGTTTCAATTTTCAGAACAAGTTAGCAACCCAACGATATGCTTTGAGGCTCTTCTG GCACTTAGGGCTGTGTCCCATAATTACCCAAGCATAATGTTTTCCTGTTGGGAACAAATTTCCACCATTGTTTATGGTGTTTTGAGGGCAGCTATTACTGAAGTTCCTACAGGATATAAGGGCAATACTAGAAATTTTGTTGGATTTATTGGGGAAAAAGTCATTACAGCTGCTATTAAA GTTTTGGACGAATGTCTACGGGCAATATCTGGATTTAAAGGAACTGAAGACCCTTTAGATGATAAATTACTTGATGCTCCATTTATTTCTGACTGCATAAGGATGAAAAAAGTTTCATCTGCCCCTTTTTATGAACCAGAGAACTCAGAAAATACTAGAGATGAACCCACATCATGTCAATCTGGAACAGAGCAGTGGTGTGAGACAATTGAGAAACATATGTCTCTGATTCTTCACCATCCTTCTGCAGTG GTGAGAGCAGCCTCTGTTACATGTTTTGCGGGTATAACTTCTTCTGTATTCTTCTCATTGTCGAAGGAAAaacaaaacttcattctttcttcttct GTTCGTGCTGCCGTAAGTGATGATGTGCCTTCGGTTAGGTCAGCTGCTTGTCGAGCCATTGGAGTCATATCAATGTTTCCTCAAGTTTCTCAAAG TGCAGAGATCCTTGATAAATTTGTTCATGCTGTGGAGATTAACACTCGTGATCCCCTGATCTCG GTGCGAATAACTGCTTCTTGGGCTCTGGCAAACATATGTGATTCTATCCGTCATTGTATTGATGATTTTGCCTTGAAACAATCTGGAG GCTATCCTGAAATCTCTAAATTATTCACAGTATTAACCGAGTGCGCTTTGCGTCTGACTAAGGATGGAGATAAG ATTAAATCAAATGCTGTAAGGGCTCTAGGGAATCTTTCAAGATCTATCAAATATAGAAGCAATAGTGACAGGATAGTAGACAATAATGGCATGCCAATAAAGAGCACTAAACCTGACAAAATATCATCAAGCAATTACAGGGAAGGAAGTCAAAGAGATGTATCAATATCATGCCATCCAGCTTCTTTGGGAGATTCTCATTGGCTAGAGAGGGTCGTTCAGGCATTTATTTCTTGTGTTACGACTGGTAATGTTAAG GTCCAATGGAATGTTTGTCATGCTTTAAGCAACCTATTTCTGAATGAGACATTAAGACTGCGAGAGATGGATTG GGCTTCGTCTGTGTTTAGTATTCTTTTACTGCTGTTACGCGATTCTTCCAACTTTAAGATCAGGATTCAAGCTGCTTCTGCTTTGGCCGTGCCAGCATCAGTATTTG ATTATGGAGAATCCTTCTCCGATGTCATCCAGGGTCTGGTGCATATATTAGAGAATCAAGGTTCAGATCGGATTGCATCACCGTCAAATTTCAAATACAGGGTTGCACTTGAAAACCAG TTGACCTCAACCGTGTTGCATGTTCTTATCCTCACTTCAAGTTCGGATCATGAACCCGTCAAAGATTTCCTTGTAAAA AAAGCCTCGTTCCTCGAAGACTGGTTCAAGGCGCTATGCTCGTCACTTGGAGAGACAAGTAGTCAAGCTGAACTTGAGAATAATAAATCTACCGGGAATCCGAAGAACGAGATGATATGCAACGCAATTGGGTCGCTAATCCAATTGTACAATAGCAGGAAGCATCATGCAATTGCCCAGAAATTTGAGAAGTTAGTGAACGGCATCCAGTGA